Proteins from a genomic interval of Harpia harpyja isolate bHarHar1 chromosome 9, bHarHar1 primary haplotype, whole genome shotgun sequence:
- the OGFOD1 gene encoding prolyl 3-hydroxylase OGFOD1, translating to MGAKRRGAAAAAGPKRGKREARAELCAALRDAALRERAAAAWGRGEPLCHEAAAVEPAPFRHGVIPGFLAGPAFAEALRDELLGLGFRRRSNDLLSLRQSEELGGRPEPHVAALRHALCEEFRAWLSAVTQIELEPTIDISCAKYEYTDVLLCHDDELEGRRIAFILYLVPPWEKSNGGTLDLYSTDEHFQPQQIVKSLVPSWNTLVFFEVSPVSFHQVSEVLSEEKCRLSVSGWFHGPSIVRPARHIEAPLPRSPHIPYDHEILYEWINLVYLDMDSQAQIQEEFEERSEILLKDFLKKEKYQLLCETLENKDIQWSSRGPANKRLYETAEEDSLPDILKKFLQFLRSEALFLLLSNFTGLKLHFLAPSDEDEDAGEGRAADTTGHSSPKPEQEEPEQRADSTPHQSDQPANIPEAQDSEMQNSSDTPVCAGELRRWTHRHYTLVHDTWATEFALDLLFFCGCEDWDPEYGGFTSYIAKGEDEELLTVNPENNCLALVYRDKETMKFVKYINHHSLARLKKHPNRTGFWDFSFVYYE from the exons ATGGGCGCCAagcggcgcggggccgcggccgcggcggggccgaaGCGCGGGAAACGGGAGGCGCGCGCCGAGCTCTGCGCCGCCCTCAGGGACGCGGCGCtgcgggagcgggcggcggcggcctgggGCCGCGGGGAGCCGCTCTGCCACG AGGCGGCGGCGGTGGAACCGGCCCCGTTCCGGCACGGCGTCATCCCCGGCTTCCTGGCGGGCCCGGCCTTCGCGGAGGCGCTGCGCGACGAGCTGCTGGGCCTCGGCTTCCGTCGGCGGAGCAACGACCTCCTCTCGCTGCGGCAG TCCGAGGAGCTGGGGGGAAGGCCGGAGCCCCACGTCGCCGCGCTGAG GCATGCTCTGTGTGAAGAATTCCGAGCATGGCTTTCTGCTGTGACCCAGATTGAGCTGGAACCAACTATTGACATCTCCTGTGCTAAATATGAATATACAG ATGTCTTGCTGTGCCATGACGATGAGCTGGAAGGTCGGAGAATTGCTTTCATCCTGTACCTCGTCCCACCCTGGGAGAAAAGCAACGGGGGAACACTGGACCTGTATAGTACAGATG aacACTTTCAGCCACAGCAAATTGTCAAGTCATTAGTGCCTTCGTGGAACACGCTGGTTTTCTTTGAAGTGTCTCCAGTCTCCTTCCACCAG GTGTCAGAAGTTTTGTCTGAGGAGAAGTGCCGCTTGTCAGTGAGCGGCTGGTTTCATGGCCCATCAATAGTCAGACCTGCACGCCACATTGAAGCTCCTTTACCCAGGAGCCCACACATACCCTATGAT CATGAAATCTTGTATGAGTGGATCAATCTAGTTTATTTGGACATGGACTCCCAAGCTCAAATCCAGGAGGAGTTTGAGGAGCGATCAGAAATTCTCCTGAAAGATTTTCTTAAG AAAGAGAAATACCAACTACTATGTGAAACTTTGGAGAACAAAGACATCCAGTGGAGTAGCCGGGGGCCTGCCAATAAAAG ACTCTATGAGACGGCAGAGGAAGACAGCCTCCCTGACATCCTGAAGAAATTCCTGCAGTTCTTACGCTCCGAGGCCTTGTTTTTACTGCTTTCCAACTTCACTGGCCTAAAGCTGCACTTCCTAGCTCCCTCTGATGAGGATGAAGATGCTGgggaaggaagagcagcagaTACCACTGGGCACAGCAGTCCCAAACCTGAGCAGGAAGAGCCTGAACAACGTGCTGATAGCACTCCACATCAGTCAGATCAGCCTGCCAACATCCCTGAAGCACAAGACAGCGAGATGCAGAACA GCTCAGATACCCCTGTGTGTGCAGGGGAGCTGAGGCGCTGGACCCACAGGCACTATACTCTAGTCCATGACACTTGGGCAACAGAATTTGCTCTCGACCTGCTCTTCTTCTGTGGCTGTGAGG actGGGATCCAGAATATGGTGGCTTTACTTCCTACATCGCTAAAGGTGAAGATGAAGAG CTGTTGACAGTGAATCCAGAGAACAACTGCTTGGCCTTAGTTTATAGAGACAAAGAAACTATGAAGTTTGTGAAATACATCAATCATCATAGCTTGGCACGCCTGAAAAAGCATCCAAACAGAACAGGATTTTGGGATTTTTCCTTTGTCTATTACGAGTGA
- the NUDT21 gene encoding cleavage and polyadenylation specificity factor subunit 5 has translation MSVVPPNRSQTGWPRGVNQFGNKYIQQTKPLTLERTINLYPLTNYTFGTKEPLYEKDSSVAARFQRMREEFDKIGMRRTVEGVLIVHEHRLPHVLLLQLGTTFFKLPGGELNPGEDEVEGLKRLMTEILGRQDGVQQDWVIDDCIGNWWRPNFEPPQYPYIPAHITKPKEHKKLFLVQLQEKALFAVPKNYKLVAAPLFELYDNAPGYGPIISSLPQLLSRFNFIYN, from the exons ATGTCCGTGGTGCCGCCCAATCGTTCGCAGACCGGCTGGCCCCGCGGGGTGAACCAGTTCGGGAACAAATACATCCAGCAGACGAAGCCGCTCACGTTGGAGAGGACCATCAACCT GTATCCTCTGACAAATTATACATTTGGGACAAAGGAACCCTTGTATGAGAAGGACAGTTCTGTGGCAGCTCGGTTTCAGCGCATGAGGGAAGAGTTTGACAAGATTGGCATGAGGCGGACAGTGGAAGGGGTTCTGATTGTACACGAGCATAGGCTGCCCCATGTGCTGTTACTGCAGCTGGGTACAACTTTTTTCAAGCT ACCTGGTGGTGAACTCAATCCAGGAGAAGATGAGGTAGAAGGGCTCAAACGCTTAATGACAGag ATACTGGGTCGTCAGGATGGTGTTCAGCAAGACTGGGTGATTGATGACTGCATCGGTAACTGGTGGAGACCGAACTTTGAACCTCCACAG tatcCCTATATCCCAGCTCAtattacaaaaccaaaagagcacaaaaagcttttcttgGTCCAGCTTCAAGAAAAGG CTTTGTTTGCAGTCCCCAAAAATTACAAGCTGGTTGCTGCACCACTGTTTGAGCTCTATGACAATGCACCAGGATATGGACCCATTATTTCCAGCCTTCCTCAACTTTTGAGCAG GTTCAACTTTATTTACAACTGA